The following is a genomic window from Nymphaea colorata isolate Beijing-Zhang1983 chromosome 3, ASM883128v2, whole genome shotgun sequence.
AATTGACGCAAACATTGGATGGTCACACAAGAATGGTAAGAACAATAGCAAAATGCcttaaaaaattgcaaacttGAGTGATGAGTTTCTCAAATGGCAATAGGACATGATAGACTGTTTTGGATGGGGTTGACTTAACCAATGGGATGAGGTTTAGTAGGTGGTCTTTGTTTGAGTTCATAGAACATCAAGTTTCTGTACTATAGAAGAAGGAACAGTTGAAATATGGTAGAGGTAATATCATCCATCAAATCCTGATAGCCTAAAGagatgaagaaaggaaagaatttGGGGTACAAAATTATGcttataattcaaaaattgtAAATGGAGGATGGTCTATTCATTATTTCATTCGGGTTGCAGAattgagggagagaggagaTTGAAATTCTAAATTGGAAACCAACCCCGAATGGCATGACAAAAATagtgagaaaaaaggaagaaggaacgATTGGTTGCTTTAAAATAGTCGGAGCACCTgggaaaatgaaaagggaaggaaatcTTGGCGATGAGGAGAGGCAGTTAGTATCGTGGGGTCGACCGTTGATGGAATAATCAGGAAAATTGCGGTGGCAGCGGCTGGTTGCGGTTTTCAGATGGTGAAGAAACAGCCATTCCAAGAAACCCTCAAGAACGAAGCGCTTCGTGGACACTTTGAATGTTTCGTTCTATTGGTTCCTCGACGAAATTTCATCCGTCATCGTACCCGTCATCCGTTGTCGTCCACAGTTCATTGGTACCAGCTTGAATGATTTTTCAGTGCGAATTAGCGTCCCTGTACATTGTTTTTTCATGCGAAAAAGAGAATAATCGCGTTTTTTGGGTTATGCCGTCGATAAAGAGGAGGAGATGCGCAACATTCAGTCGAAGAAGGAAGGTTGAAGATCCTTTTCTCTTAAATGAAGGGATTTCTTCTGTTCGGCATCTGTAAGTTACTGATTTACGGACGTTAAATGGGCGCTTGTTTCATCGGTTAATTTTTCCTCCAGACAAGAGAGTCCCTTCCATGTTGGTGGATCGgaaaaatgtcaattttgaTTTCTTGACTTTCTTTTAGGCGACTAGTtcaatcagaagaaaagaaatcttAAAGTTTAGTGTTCTGTTTTCCATATCAATTAATGATGGGTGATGATAAATTACTGagttaaataaaatattgaacaaaaaatttgaagttttctCCGTTTGGCTTCGAGTTTCATTGTCAATGGAGCTTGTTAGGGAAGATACGGATGCAGACACAGAGGAGGTGGATGCAGAAACCACTTCCCTCGTTTCCCCTACCAGAGAAGAGTTCTACCAAAACACCAGCTTCCCAAATGCGGTGAGGCGAACGGCCTACCATTTCGATGGGATGGGCAATTACTTTACCAAAGAGTGGAATCTCACCGAAGGCCGGGGAAAGGAATTCTGTTGGTACCATGTGGAGCTTCCCAAAGAGAACCAAAAGCTATCACTGTCTGCCCAGCATCTCATTGACGTACTCTGTCCGCCATTAAAGCTCCAAGACATCCTTGCCTTGGTTAGCAATGGCCCCTTCTGCGGTTACGTGGATGGCGCTCTGGTTTTCCGTGTTAATTCTGCTGGCCCTCCAACCAGCAAGTTCACTCACCGGCTCGCCGCAAGGGTCACCGAGAAATCGGTTATCACTGTTTCTCTCGGACGCGTCCCTAGATTGGGATTCAAACGAATGGAGAAATCTCTACTCTATGAGATTCCAAGGGTGGAGAAGTCCAATTTGATGTACGGCGAGGGGAGAGCTGAATCAAGTGTCGATGTGATTTCAGAGAATGAGTTCGAGAGTGTGACTGTTATCAAGGAACATGTGCTTGAATTTCTATTGACGATGAACCACTCTGAAGAGGCCGACAATCCGGTGCCAAAGACAGTTTCGAATCTTATTGTTCACATCGTTGATACCCATATGGATCAGTTGCAGGATATAGTGACTACACTTGGGTTGGAACTGGATACAGTTGAGCTCGAATTGGACAAAGGTAAGACTTATTTGTGCAATTGGGTGTAGACCTTGCAGTTTCTTCTCTTGATCATGAATTCTTTTAGCTACATGTCTAGGTAAGTTTTTATTTGTAGCATCAGATTCTATTGGTTGCTTTGCCTAATGAAGACATAAGCTTGAAATGCAAGCGTAGCCATCGTTCGGTAGTTTTTCTACATGTAAAGTAGAGGTAACTTTATGTCTTATACAACAAAAGATCCtgtcaaatttcatttttttgataggATTTCAAAGTGGGAAACAATTTCATAATCACACCCATATGTAAATGTTATCCTTCTTCCTTGGACTTTTATTGGCTGTTATGGTAGCGAATCATTGGCTATTGATCATTTGACGATAAAAAAGAAGgccatgctctctctctctctctctctctctctatatatatatatatatatatatatatatatataaacacgcGCGCATCATATTTATGTTTGTGCATGGAAAGAGTGCTACGTATTTCTTTAGGCCTCTTTCTTAGAAAGGCTCTTCTTCTCTTCCCCTCCTTTATCTCTCTTTGTTCACAGGGCACCAACGCCTTATCTTTAACTGAATAAGTTTTTACTATTTAGAATGGCACAATAATAGCTGTTagctttattttttgaattagtaATATTACCATAATCTGACCTCTTTTATCTTGATTCTACAAGATATTTTCCTCAGCTCCTTTTCTGCTTTTTGTTGTCACTTTCTCTCCAAGATcgaaagtctctctctctctctctctctctctctccctctttctggTTTGGTGCAGAGTTACACAGCAGATTGGTAGTGGGTTTCAATTTTAGGAATGACAAAACCTCCATGATAACCTATTAATTAGAGGTTTagacatatttatatataagggCCTTGAGCACATGATTACAGGAAAACCTTGTAATGAGTTATCCCTAAAAGTTGTGTGTAGGCATACTAGTTTGCTCTCGATAATGAAACAATTATTTGGTTTAATAAAAATGCATATATCTTCAGTTCTTTTTCCACTTTCAGAGATTTAGCTAATGAACCTTGCAAATGAATCGAAACAATCTCTATATGTCTTGTTATGCCATACAGGCAATGCTCCTTTCCATGTGGACCATTTGCATTGGGAAAACATGGCACACAACAATGGGAGATACCATCTTTAAGCGCAGATATCATGATTAGGTTTTTTGAAATGCTTGAATGGATTTAGATTGATAAATATAAGGTCTAACTTTGAGTGTGTCTGGGGATTATGTTTCTTTGGGtatgacaatcatgtcattctTCAATTATGGTGAACACATTATGCTAATTATGCTTCATAATTTATGCTTTCACAAACGAAACAGGGAATGAGAATGCCTTTCTTGCAGGTGGCTTTGTATTGAAAAAGCAGATGTTGGATGAGAGAAGATTTCCGCAAATGCATTTAAATTTGCAACGCCTCCTACAGGTATTTCATTCTCATACACATGTTTGGTTTTAACTTGTTCTGAACAATTGATGAACATCTTGGAAACAACTAGGTAATTGCTCATGGTGAGCAAGTTTTCCCTCGTGTTAGAGAGAGATGTGCATCAAGGAGTTGGTTTGCTAGTGAAGATATTGTGGCACTTGAAGAACTGATTAGCCGCCTCAGGAGGCTGAAAGAAAATGTGGGCTTTATAACCAATCGTGTTACGGCTATTCAGGCTGGCCTAGATAGTTGGCAAGCAGAGCAAATCAATCGGAAACTTTACtatctttctttcctctccctcgTGTTTCTTCCTTTATCAGTTGTTACTGGAGGTATGCATGGGACTTTATCAGATTTTCATCTAATGTAGTTATTTAATATTCAACATAAATATTCAATTATTCACTATCCTATTCCTGACATTATCTTATCATATACTTGTAGTGTTTGGAATGAATGTTGGTGGTGTACCATGGACAACACAGGGAGATTCTAATACAAGGGGAGGGTTTCGCAATGTTTTAGTACTCTGTTTTGCATTAATCTTACTCCTACTATTATGCTTCAGTGCACCATATTTCTACACTCGTCTATCTGCTTGGAGACGACCTGGAAGATTAAGGAGGAGCCTGTCAAGGAACTGGAAATCCTTGTCAAGGAGAAGCATTCTTGGTGGCAGCTTCCATGGTGGAGGTTATCTTTGCTTGTAGGACTCCTGTaatctctcgctctctctcttgtgcacacacatacacacacacacacacaaaaacacacatGCACGTAGCTAGCTAAATCATGTAAATGTTCTAATCATCTCACTTATCTAGATGAACATTGGTATTTCATGCGGTTGCTTTTGTGACATCATTTGTTGAGGCCCTATGTTGAgcaaactaattaattaattttgtcTACGTTCTAACTTTAGTTATCAGTTCTGCAAACTAAATACCGTATGCATGCTTATACACATTTAATATTGTGTACACTATGAATTTCATGCACTATGACCTGCATCTGCACACATAAGATTTCTTGTCTGACTAATTTCTGATCTTGATTTCAGGCTCACTACTCCTAAACTTCGATCAGATCTATTATATTTTACGTGCTTGTATCCTCATACAATGAAGGAATATGTATAACTACAATGAGAATGCCATGAAACATCAGGTTTCTTTGAAAGTAATAAgggaaaattttagaaactatGTAAATTACATGTAGTTCAATATgcatacttttcattttctacgACAACTATGTGATCCACTTTAAAATATGTTACATATCCATTCTCTAGAAGGTTTTGAACGATTTGGATCTCTCTTAGTAATAGATGGCTCGCTTAATGCAGTCTTGACTGTGTTCAGGCAATTCTTGTCTAAATAACTCTGGTTTATATGCACATACTGGAAAAAGAGTTTTGTGAATAAATTTCCACCTAGGCTGGTCTTCTTTTTCCAAACAGGCTCTTCTATTCATGAACCACAACAACTGTCCCTGCTTGTGACAGTTGCTCTTTCGGATGACCctgaaaacatttgaaaaggACATGGCTCTTTTCATGGTTTGTGAAGCCTTTGTAGAGAACCAACTCTCAGGAACCATTGTACAGGAGGAGAATGAACTTTATTTTGTTGAGAATGAGACACCTGCTACTGCAATGTTTGGGACGGTAAAAGAGGCCGATGGGCTGTACATTACCTGTTTGATTCATGATTAATTTCTTGCCGGCATGCTAACATCATTTAGTTTGTAAAGGGATGCTGCCGCAGCGAGAGAGGGGAAGATGGGGGTCGAcaggaaaagagggaaaaattGAGAGCCCTAACGGCTCTCCAAAAAGTCTCTGCAAAAAAGTCCGACCTGTGCAGGTCGGACTTTTTAGCGAGTTAAATTTCACCCGTTCTAACGTTTTTTCTGGGTGAAATTTCGCAACATTTGAGAGATATCATCTTCAGCGCGTTAAAATTCAACCGCCTATACGAATTTCACCCACTCAACAGTATTTCCCCATGCAATCAAACGGGGCCTTAATGTCATATAATCTGTATCGCTCTGTATCTTTATCTTTATGAGCTACGTTATGATGCTGTAACTTCTCTATTTAAACTATTTGAATGGATTATTGAGATGTGCGTGATTGCCTCAGGTTTTAGCAatattttgtttccatttttatgGTATCAAAGCTACAGAGCTCTCATGAGTGTAAGTGCTGGTGCATCCATGGCTGTCTCATCAACCGTCCTAGCCACTCATTGGAATGCCATAGAAAGCTTTGGTCTCTGTCAACCAAGTAAATGTAACTAACTACCTTCTCTGGAAACGACGGCTTCAAGCAGTCCTTTTGTCGCAGGATTTACTGTCCTATGTGGATGGCAGTCACCAAGCTCCTGAGGAATGTCTTACTAATGACAAGGGAGAAAAGAGTGTCAATCCTGAATATTCGAAGTAGCTAAAATCAGATTACCTGGTCCTCAGTTGGACTATGGCCGTCGTGACTGAGAATGTACTCAGTCAAATCGTTCATGTCGATTTCGCTTGCGAAGCCTGGGAATATTTAGCCAAACCATTCGGATCTCAATCTCCTCTTCAACTTATGCTCTTGAAGAAAGAACTTCATTTCATAAAGAAAGTGGATGTCTTGTCACAAATTATCTCAACAAGATTAAATATCTTGCTGACACCCTTCGATCGGCTGATCATAAAATTCTGGATAAGGAGCTGGTTCAAATTGCTCTCAACCGTTTATCTCCAGATTATGAAAGCTTCATTAGCATTGACAAGCGTCGAGAACAATTTAAATGTTGTGCAGGTTGCCTTCTGTGCTTATAAAGGACGAGGTAGGGGACGAAACAATGCATGTGGACGTGGCCGTAGACAACCAGATCCAACGGCAATGGAGGTGGATGCGGCTGGGCcctatttcaatattttttattaattttgaatATACTTTTGTAgattttcctttatatataatataaatattttatttttttagtaaatttgaATCGGGCTGGTGGGCACGGGCTGGGTCCATGTTGGTAGAGCATGGGCCCGAGCTTGACTTTGAATCGcgccggcccaatgcccacccctagCTGACACACACAACAGCTGCGTGGTCTTAAAAGAAGTGTCTATCCCCATCAATGAGATTGGTTTGTCGATAATTCTTGGCTCcacattgaaatttgaaacgGGGAATGCCCATATGAATCTAGGATTTTGAATGTTTTCCAAAGTACAAactattttaacaatttttttttgtcaatactGAAATAGGAATGGACTGCTTTGAGTTGATGAAATATCGAGACAAGTTGATGAAATATCGAGACAACTCAATTTGGCCGGTTGGGCTACATTTGTTGTGCTTGGATAGACCAAGCTTGATTTATGCAGTAGTTGCCTTTACTTGAATAAACAGTAATTGCTAGGCCAGGCATTTGTGCGCCAGGTGAAATATAATTGTTCAAAGTTTAAATTCTGTGTGAATGTGCTAATAGCAATTAAATTGAATCATAAGGGGTCGTTTGAAGCATAAACATTTTGTAAGTGTCCCACCAATTTGTCCAAAGAATGAAGTAGGTTTATGAAGTACTAGTTCTACTAGTATTGCAtgaatttaccatattttttaaacagattaataaaacaattacaaagtGTTCGCCACCAAACCACCCTTAAgaattttccttaattaatcTGAAATACTATGTTGGTAACTGCCTTATTTGGATAGGAAGTTATGATCATATAACCTATAAAGCACTTGACATGTTTGAATATGATTGAATTTTAACTCCATAGGATTCTGTTTACTGAAATCAAAGACTATGGGACATTTTCAGTCGTAGAAGgttagaaagaaaagaatgagaaagTAAAACCCTATACTTGCAACTGCTAATCCCAGTAAACTCTGTTTCGGGAGTTGAGAAAAATGCTATTGTATATGcaattatataatttatttcacAGGGTGTCGTCtggagagattgagagagaaagaaccgACAAAACGGGAATTcgttaaaaaaaatagagagatgGATAGACAGGGTGTGAGCAGCTGGTTGAAGCCGAAAAGACATTGTAGCacatatagagggagagagagagatcgagaggGAAGGAGAGCGAGTAGCTTATTGACATTCTAGCACACACAgagaaggagggaaggagagcGAGTAGCTTATTGACAgagaaggggggagagagagagagagagagctgataaTGGGTGAGAAACAGTGCCATGTTGTTATGGTTCCTTGGTTAGCCTTCGGCCATTTGATTCCCTTCCTGGAGCTCTCTAATGCCTTGGCAGCCAAAGGGATCAACATTTCCTTTCTTTGCACCCCAAGAAACATAGAAAAGCTTCGGCCGAAGATCCCCCGGCACCTCACTTCCCGCATCAATCTCTTGGGCTTCCCGTTGCCTCCTGTAGCTGGTTTGCTTGAAAACGCTGAGGCCACTTTTGATTTGGAGCAAGATGCTGTGCAGTACCTAAAGAAAGCCTACGATATGCTGCAAGAGCCGTTGGAGAAGCTGGTGAAGTCGACGTCCCCAGATTTGATTATATACGATTTCGCCGCTTACTGGGCTCCCCCGATCGCTCTCAAGTTGAGCGTCCCCTGCTCCTTCTACAGCGTCTTCACTGCTGGATCTACATGTATTACTCGTTATCTCTTAAAGCTCTCTGCCATAACCGGCAGACAGTCAACACCCGAAGATCTGTTACTTGCTAACTGTTTCAGTTTCCCGTCGCCCGTGAGGTACAAGCTGCACGAGGCGGTGCGGCTTTGCAG
Proteins encoded in this region:
- the LOC116250561 gene encoding uncharacterized protein LOC116250561 isoform X2 yields the protein MKGFLLFGIFSLSMELVREDTDADTEEVDAETTSLVSPTREEFYQNTSFPNAVRRTAYHFDGMGNYFTKEWNLTEGRGKEFCWYHVELPKENQKLSLSAQHLIDVLCPPLKLQDILALVSNGPFCGYVDGALVFRVNSAGPPTSKFTHRLAARVTEKSVITVSLGRVPRLGFKRMEKSLLYEIPRVEKSNLMYGEGRAESSVDVISENEFESVTVIKEHVLEFLLTMNHSEEADNPVPKTVSNLIVHIVDTHMDQLQDIVTTLGLELDTVELELDKGGFVLKKQMLDERRFPQMHLNLQRLLQVIAHGEQVFPRVRERCASRSWFASEDIVALEELISRLRRLKENVGFITNRVTAIQAGLDSWQAEQINRKLYYLSFLSLVFLPLSVVTGVFGMNVGGVPWTTQGDSNTRGGFRNVLVLCFALILLLLLCFSAPYFYTRLSAWRRPGRLRRSLSRNWKSLSRRSILGGSFHGGGYLCL
- the LOC116250561 gene encoding uncharacterized protein LOC116250561 isoform X1 — translated: MKGFLLFGIFSLSMELVREDTDADTEEVDAETTSLVSPTREEFYQNTSFPNAVRRTAYHFDGMGNYFTKEWNLTEGRGKEFCWYHVELPKENQKLSLSAQHLIDVLCPPLKLQDILALVSNGPFCGYVDGALVFRVNSAGPPTSKFTHRLAARVTEKSVITVSLGRVPRLGFKRMEKSLLYEIPRVEKSNLMYGEGRAESSVDVISENEFESVTVIKEHVLEFLLTMNHSEEADNPVPKTVSNLIVHIVDTHMDQLQDIVTTLGLELDTVELELDKGGFVLKKQMLDERRFPQMHLNLQRLLQVIAHGEQVFPRVRERCASRSWFASEDIVALEELISRLRRLKENVGFITNRVTAIQAGLDSWQAEQINRKLYYLSFLSLVFLPLSVVTGVFGMNVGGVPWTTQGDSNTRGGFRNVLVLCFALILLLLLCFSAPYFYTRLSAWRRPGRLRRSLSRNWKSLSRRSILGGSFHGGGYLCLLTTPKLRSDLLYFTCLYPHTMKEYV